A window of Cohnella herbarum contains these coding sequences:
- a CDS encoding GNAT family N-acetyltransferase: MEIRIDDLTGAKIVRLIGEHLRGMADNTPPESVHALNLDGLRKPDITFWSVWEQDELLGCGALKELEGRHGELKSMRTASVHMRKGVAKTLLEHIINEAKQRGYRLLSLETGSGEAFEAARKLYANAGFQECGPFADYKEDPYSVFMSLKL, encoded by the coding sequence ATGGAGATTAGAATCGATGATCTAACCGGTGCCAAAATCGTTCGGTTAATCGGGGAACATCTGCGGGGGATGGCGGACAATACGCCTCCGGAAAGCGTACATGCCTTAAATCTCGATGGGCTTAGAAAACCGGATATTACTTTCTGGAGCGTATGGGAACAGGACGAGCTACTGGGCTGCGGAGCGCTTAAAGAGCTTGAGGGCAGACACGGAGAGTTAAAATCGATGAGGACAGCTTCCGTGCATATGCGCAAAGGCGTAGCTAAGACTCTTCTCGAACACATCATTAATGAAGCCAAACAACGCGGATATCGTCTGTTAAGCTTGGAAACGGGTTCCGGGGAAGCTTTCGAAGCCGCGAGAAAACTATATGCGAACGCCGGTTTTCAAGAATGCGGGCCGTTCGCGGATTATAAGGAAGACCCCTACAGCGTATTTATGTCTTTGAAGCTATGA
- a CDS encoding AraC family transcriptional regulator produces MNLLEKMNGAISYIEDNLANEIDYKEVSRRSLCSEYHFKRMFSFLAGVTLSEYIRRRRLTLAAFELNNSNAKIIDVAVKYGYDSPDSFARAFQSMHGVTPSDARRTGRSLKSFPRMSFQLSIRGGIEMNYRIVEKEAFRIAGMMKRVPVVFNGVNPEIAEMAKSLDAETIQILKRLSNVEPLGIVSASTNFSEGRMEEQGELDHYIGVATTMECPAHLALLEVPATTWAVFEAVGPFPDTLQDVWGRIYSEWFPSSNYQLSEGPELLWNEHPDTTSPNYRSEIWIPVTKGNTEFE; encoded by the coding sequence TTGAATTTGCTGGAGAAGATGAACGGAGCCATAAGCTATATCGAAGATAATCTCGCGAATGAAATCGACTATAAGGAAGTTTCGAGAAGGTCTTTATGTTCGGAATACCATTTCAAGAGAATGTTTTCTTTTCTCGCGGGCGTAACCTTGTCCGAATATATTCGCCGCAGGAGGCTTACGCTTGCCGCATTCGAGTTGAATAACAGCAACGCTAAGATCATTGACGTCGCCGTTAAGTACGGTTACGATTCGCCGGATTCTTTTGCGAGAGCGTTCCAGAGCATGCATGGCGTCACGCCTTCGGATGCGAGGAGAACCGGCCGATCTCTTAAATCCTTCCCGCGCATGTCCTTTCAATTATCCATTAGAGGAGGAATTGAAATGAATTATCGCATCGTAGAGAAAGAGGCGTTCCGCATTGCCGGGATGATGAAAAGAGTACCTGTCGTATTCAACGGGGTGAACCCGGAGATCGCGGAGATGGCTAAGAGCTTGGATGCCGAAACGATCCAAATTCTTAAACGACTGTCTAATGTCGAGCCGCTCGGAATCGTCAGCGCATCGACGAATTTTTCCGAAGGCAGAATGGAGGAACAGGGAGAGCTTGATCATTATATCGGCGTGGCTACGACGATGGAATGCCCGGCGCATCTGGCTCTTCTTGAGGTTCCTGCTACGACTTGGGCGGTTTTCGAAGCGGTTGGTCCCTTTCCCGATACCCTTCAGGATGTATGGGGCCGCATCTATTCCGAATGGTTCCCGTCTTCGAATTATCAACTATCGGAAGGGCCGGAATTGTTGTGGAACGAGCATCCCGATACGACCTCGCCGAATTATCGAAGCGAAATCTGGATTCCGGTAACGAAAGGAAATACGGAATTCGAATAA
- a CDS encoding MFS transporter, translated as MSLNAAEIEVQSNPYQGYIDSPDKQQKLYKRTLIVIVISQIFGGAGLAAGVTVGALLAQDMMGASSFAGVPAALITFGSALSALLVGRLSQRFGRRTGLASGFIAGGIGAIGIVLAAVADQLALLFVSLLIYGAGTSSNLQARYAGTDLAKPTQRARAVSLAMVSTTFGAVAGPNLVDAMGRFATSIDVPALAGPFLLAAVAFLLAGVALLVFLRPDPLIVAKAIAEANKVDRKNATTAIGKISAVNNRGIIVGTTVMVLTQIVMVAIMTMTPIHMKNHGHGLGDVGLVIGIHIAAMFLPSLVTGVLVDKFGRTVMACASGITLLSAGLLAALAPANSMFLLIVALALLGLGWNFGLISGTAQIVDATTLETRAKVQGNIDVLVALAGASGGMLSGMVVAGSSFATLSLIGGALSLMLIPVIIWSRGKQN; from the coding sequence ATATCGTTGAATGCAGCGGAAATAGAAGTTCAATCAAACCCCTATCAAGGGTATATCGATTCACCGGATAAACAGCAAAAGTTGTATAAACGGACGCTGATTGTTATCGTTATTTCGCAAATCTTCGGGGGAGCGGGACTGGCAGCCGGGGTAACCGTCGGAGCGCTGCTAGCTCAAGATATGATGGGAGCCAGCAGCTTCGCAGGGGTGCCGGCAGCGTTAATTACGTTCGGCTCCGCTTTGTCGGCACTGCTTGTCGGCCGACTTTCGCAGCGGTTCGGTCGACGTACCGGACTTGCATCGGGTTTTATAGCCGGCGGTATAGGCGCGATCGGTATCGTGCTTGCCGCGGTTGCAGATCAGCTCGCGCTTCTCTTTGTATCCTTGCTTATTTACGGAGCGGGCACGTCTTCGAACTTGCAAGCTCGTTACGCGGGTACGGATTTGGCGAAACCCACGCAACGAGCTCGAGCGGTCAGTCTTGCGATGGTATCGACGACGTTCGGAGCTGTCGCAGGTCCAAACCTAGTCGATGCCATGGGGAGATTCGCTACGTCCATCGATGTTCCGGCCTTGGCCGGTCCGTTCTTATTGGCAGCCGTGGCTTTCCTGCTTGCGGGCGTTGCTCTTCTTGTCTTCCTGCGTCCCGATCCTTTAATCGTAGCTAAGGCTATTGCCGAAGCCAACAAAGTCGACCGGAAGAATGCAACAACCGCGATTGGCAAGATTTCGGCCGTGAATAACCGGGGAATCATCGTCGGGACGACCGTAATGGTGTTAACTCAGATCGTAATGGTCGCCATCATGACGATGACGCCGATTCACATGAAGAACCATGGCCATGGATTAGGAGATGTAGGACTTGTCATCGGTATTCACATCGCCGCGATGTTTCTCCCGTCCCTCGTGACCGGAGTCCTCGTGGATAAGTTCGGCCGTACCGTAATGGCTTGCGCCTCGGGGATTACGTTGTTATCCGCCGGTTTGTTAGCCGCGCTGGCACCGGCAAATTCAATGTTTCTTCTCATCGTCGCTCTCGCGCTGCTCGGACTCGGCTGGAACTTCGGTTTAATTAGCGGTACGGCGCAGATCGTAGATGCAACTACCTTGGAAACGCGCGCGAAAGTGCAAGGGAATATCGATGTTCTAGTCGCCTTGGCAGGGGCTTCCGGCGGGATGTTGTCCGGAATGGTCGTCGCAGGCTCCAGCTTCGCAACCCTGTCGCTTATCGGAGGCGCCCTTTCTTTAATGTTAATTCCGGTTATCATTTGGTCTCGCGGCAAACAGAACTAG